Proteins co-encoded in one Garra rufa chromosome 7, GarRuf1.0, whole genome shotgun sequence genomic window:
- the LOC141338998 gene encoding uncharacterized protein, with amino-acid sequence MGCRLSGPLMGDGMGVHGRDLTHLQKREAFRILASYEQPITLQIEGRGRGLQYNRTTDCSTQTERPWDPLRPHSCTLPRLPPSDRTYYNHMTLPGTRREGSRYEYLPNTPRDLEHRERLAYNDPEFSSGVSQGQNCLIGCCNTNLEEPRSFQSQTDDEDYMMEKPLGYLPLHHELDSGLGWTDGSFHQGELSGVETEEGLEECHGHGRGGSPSSESFISSELSDSGFYSVSTGEFLRFQRLLEKRMRHYNARMHHQGEPCSRERRDSQIKHPLEAIPETLTVQPQNICVPIPGSRGLSRVSSVQYRKAERPCLNRHSSSSGSLFNPALHSTCSTPSGQRRLPPHPSSAGMLRRSRTLHHRPAPMEYRRRASHPASPNYCSATLHPCGHRVDLPINLPEEPDLPLMHTVGHPAHPVIHPTTLPIQTLHATHAVSQPSLISRVDEHHCMPPDLHNHSRIRASTEPQLQRSFVTEQPQPLSRQRDGRFHTLSHTPSQDTDTWPKPANRAGSGGGGGLYSTLEGHTPTAATRKPPSGNLRAMRNQMLRDRASRLADERSGMSTDEESHSEVRMGRYWSRTERREHMLQKQRQLQARSGGGGVSVAASGLVHGGGVIGGTNGDGCNTVLEMSQRKLSRLRNRKLLDDWTTVEELLTHGTRLGTSEDALQLPTSLLTVTTV; translated from the exons ATGGGCTGTCGACTGTCGGGGCCGTTGATGGGCGACGGGATGGGG GTTCACGGTCGGGATCTGACCCACCTGCAGAAGCGAGAGGCCTTCCGGATCCTGGCCAGCTACGAGCAGCCAATCACGCTTCAGATTGAGGGCCGGGGGCGGGGCCTGCAGTACAACCGGACGACGGACTGCAGCACGCAGACGGAGCGACCCTGGGACCCTCTCCGGCCGCACTCGTGCACCCTGCCCCGACTGCCTCCCTCGGACAG GACGTACTACAATCACATGACCCTGCCCGGGACTCGTAGAGAAGGAAGCCGGTACGAGTACCTACCAAACACGCCCAGAGACCTGGAGCACAGAGAACGCCTGGCCTACAAT GACCCGGAGTTCTCCAGCGGCGTGTCTCAGGGACAGAACTGTCTGATCGGCTGCTGCAACACCAACCTGGAGGAACCCAGAAGTTTCCAGAGTCAG ACGGATGACGAGGACTACATGATGGAGAAACCCTTGGGTTACCTGCCTCTTCATCACGAGCTAGACAGCGGACTCGGCTGGACGGACGGTAGTTTCCACCAGGGGGAGCTCTCGGGGGTTGAGACGGAAGAGGGACTTGAGGAGTGCCACGGTCATGGAAGGGGCGGGTCGCCATCGTCGGAGTCCTTCATCTCGTCGGAACTGAGCGACTCGGGATTTTACAGCGTCAGCACGGGCGAGTTCCTGCGCTTTCAGCGCCTGCTCGAGAAACGCATGCGCCATTACAACGCTCGCATGCACCACCAGGGGGAGCCGTGCTCCCGAGAACGGCGGGATAGCCAAATAAAACACCCTCTAGAGGCCATCCCCGAAACACTCACGGTCCAGCCTCAAAACATCTGCGTGCCTATCCCGGGATCGCGTGGTTTGTCCCGTGTGTCGTCCGTACAGTACCGTAAGGCGGAGCGACCGTGTTTGAACCGGCACAGCTCCAGCAGTGGCTCGCTGTTCAATCCCGCGCTGCACTCCACGTGCAGTACGCCCTCTGGCCAGCGGAGGCTCCCGCCTCATCCGAGTTCTGCGGGAATGCTAAGAAGAAGCAGGACGCTGCATCACCGCCCTGCGCCCATGGAGTACCGCAGACGGGCGAGTCACCCAGCCTCGCCCAACTACTGCAGCGCCACTTTGCATCCCTGCGGCCACAGAGTCGACCTGCCTATTAATCTACCTGAGGAGCCAGACTTGCCACTGATGCACACCGTCGGTCACCCGGCGCACCCTGTCATACACCCCACCACACTCCCTATACAGACTCTACATGCTACACACGCAGTGAGTCAACCGTCCCTGATCTCTCGAGTTGACGAGCACCACTGTATGCCTCCAGATCTCCACAACCACAGCAGGATCCGAGCCTCCACCGAACCGCAGCTACAGAGGAGCTTTGTGACCGAACAGCCGCAGCCGCTTAGTCGGCAAAGGGATGGACGGTTTCATACCCTAAGTCACACTCCCAGCCAGGACACAGACACCTGGCCAAAACCTGCTAACCGTGCAGGCTCAGGTGGAGGAGGCGGACTCTATAGCACCTTGGAGGGCCACACTCCCACCGCTGCCACCAGGAAACCACCAAGCGGGAACTTGCGAGCCATGCGGAACCAGATGCTGCGGGATAGAGCATCCCGACTGGCGGACGAGCGTAGCGGCATGAGCACGGACGAGGAGAGTCACAGTGAGGTCCGCATGGGTCGCTACTGGAGCCGCACTGAGCGCCGCGAACACATGCTGCAGAAACAGCGACAGCTGCAGGCCAGAAGCGGCGGAGGCGGCGTCAGCGTAGCTGCGTCAGGATTGGTGCATGGCGGTGGAGTCATTGGCGGAACTAACGGAGACGGTTGTAATACCGTTCTCGAGATGAGCCAGAGAAAACTAAGTCGCCTGAGGAACCGGAAGCTGCTGGATGACTGGACCACCGTAGAGGAACTCCTGACGCACGGAACACGCCTCGGAACCAGCGAAGACGCCTTGCAGCTGCCTACATCATTGCTCACCGTCACAACCGTATAG